The following is a genomic window from Fibrobacter sp. UWH6.
CCAAGTACGATCCGCAGAACTTCCTGCTGATGCACGCTATGGGCCCCAACGTGGCTGGCGTGATCGGTACCGCAGTTTGCGCTGGTTACATGATTAGCCGCTTGAGCTAAGTCATCCTGGAGCTGTCATCCTGGAGCGTAGCGATAGGATCAGACAGGATCAGACAGGATCCAAGAAGACCTCGGTGATGAACCGAGGTCTTCTTTTTTTTGTACAATGTCATTTTCTGCCACTTGCTCCAATTTATATGTGTTTGTATATTAGAAGGACAAGTCAATATGGAACTCACAACTGTAGCAATCAAGGTTCCGGAATCAATGCATGATTTCATCACGGAAAACCAGTGCCGTGACGAGTTGGTGCGTAATGCCTTGATTTTATACCCTTACATTAAAGATTTGACTATTTCCCACGGCCGTGCTGCTGAAATTTTAGGAATACCAAAGGAAAGGCTAATTGCTCTCTATGGAGATATGGGAATTCCGTATATCGATGGTGATGCGAATATGCTGAACGAAGAATTGGCGACCTACGATGCAGTGCGGAGGAAAGGGTAATGCTCGTTGTATCCGATACCACTCCGTTAATATCTTTCCTGAAAATCAATCGCTTGGATATGTTGCAGCAGTTGTTTGAAACTGTTGTTATACCGCATGCCGTTTATCGCGAATTGACCTGCAATGAAGACTTCGTTGACGAAATTCAGCAGATAAGGGAAAAGTCTTTTATTCTTGTGGATGAATCTATTGCTGTGGATGCTGTAAACCAGTTGCAATTGGAAACGGGACTTGAATATGTGGATGTAAAAAATCGTGGAATAGCCTAGTTGGGGCTAACTCCATGGGCAGTCAATGGCCGCCATCTAAGAAAATCGCTGCGCCTGCGACGGATCAAAAGCCGCGTCCGCGAACGTTGGTAAGAATATACAAAAAACGAGGTTGCATAATTTGTCAGGAATGATTATTTTTTTTCTGTTAGGAATATAGGAGAATGATATGAAGACAATTGCGATGCTAATTGCAATGACGTTCCTTGTCGCAGCTTGCAATGATGAAGAACGTAAGGCATTGACCCATAACCATCCTGAAACCTCAAGAATTCAAGATTCGCAAATCCTGACGGGTCCGAATGAATTGCATCTCCAAAGACCGTTGGAAACGCAAGAGCGTTTTTTAAATGCTGCTCCTCCTAAGCCCATTACAAAAGGTGCCTACGATTTTAGCGAATGTAAGGAGAAGTATGGTTCCGGCACGAAGGAATTCCGTAAATGCGTTCAGGCGAAATATCCTAACATGAAATTCGTAGAGTAAAGGGCTGGAGTGGTGAAAAGATAATTTTGTTGGCTTGTTTGTTTTGGCTTAACACGTCGTTACTTGCTGATTGCATTGTTTATGAAAATAGAGCTTATGCAGAGAAGGCGGCAGAGACGTTTTGGAAACAAGTAGAGTGGAAACTTCAGTCGCTTTTTGATGCTCAAAATGCAATTGATTACAATGGTAGCCAAGGCCATTTGAGCTATCCTAGTGTTCAGGATACTGTGAAAAAATACCACGATATGCAAATTGATAGGTGTAAGTTATGATGAAAATTCGATGTTTAGGATTGGTTTTTACCGTTCTTTTCTTTTCTCATGCGATTGCCGAAAACAAGAACGGGCAAGTTGCTGAATTTTGTGCGAAAATCGGAACTGATAACTCGTATGAATTGTATTTGCTGAAAAATATTAGAATTCCTACGGACTCAAACTGGATTATTCCGGATTCTGTTGAAGTGGGTTGTTCTGACTGGTACTACAATTACTTTGTTGATGCCCCAGAGGATGAGAAAATGGATTCTCTGCTTAGAATGGGTTTTCATGCTTGTTTTGGGGGGCTTAAAGATGTTAAGAAAAAAACTGAATCTTTGAAAACAGAGCTAGTCAAAGGTTCTTCCTGTCTTTGTTATTATCTAAAAAATGCTAAAAAATCGTTGAAACCGTATTATGGAAAAGAATTAAAGGGAACGTGGTTTGCGGAACTCTACAATACAGAAGTGAAACTCTCCTCGGATTTTATGGCTGTCATAGTGGGAGAGTGCTCTGTTGAGCCGGAAACATTTGAATTTTGTGTGGAATCTAGGTCTGCGGATATGTATGGTCTTCACTTGGTGAGAGAGGGGGTTATAGAACCATACGCTTCTGATATGGGAGAAATTTATAAAACTAAATTTGTTCTTGATGCTCCCTCAGATTCTTCTGGTGATTTTCAGGCGCGTATTGTTGAGTCCTTTGATGCGCCATCATTATCTGATACTTCTTGTAGAAATTTAAAAATGTCTGCAATGGAAATAAGTCCTGTTGATCGTGATAGACTGCATTTTCATTTGAAAGATGCGTTGAATTCAATTGTCCGGTATTATTGGAAGCCCTTTAAGGGCATGTGGGAATTTAAATCGAATGGGGGTTCTTGTTTGTATCGTAAATCTTTTGATGCGGTTATTGTTGGCCCGTGTGCTAAAAATAGGGTTGTTGCTGAGTATTGTTTTGATAACAAACGTCACAGCCTAACGTTAAAGAAGGAACTTGACTACATTCCTCGACATGCTTTTCAGTCTGAAGGAAAATGTATTTATTGTGATGATAGTGTTAAAAGAAGGATTATGACAAAGATTGATTATGGGAAAGGATATGTCTCTGTTAAGGACGGGGTATTTGAAAGAAAAGGTGATGATTATTTACCTAAGGAATGGTTTTATTTGCCGAATAACGTCAAAAATATGAAATCACTTAATGACAAAATCTTGCCTGCTAAATTAGTCTTAGAGATTCAGGATGGGAAAAAATTTTTCAGTGAATCCTATGGTTTTAGTATTCGGGTGAGTGGCCCCTGCGAAGAATAAAACGGAAGCTGAACTTTAGAAGTCGTGCCGTGCTTTTTTGTTGTCATGCCGGGCGCGATCCGGCATCTCCTTTATTATTTCTGTATCGTATTTTTGCTTAGAAATTTTCACGATACAAAATTTTCTTAATTCTTGTTAAAAATTTTGATATTCTGTGTTGCGAAATATTGATTTTTCTTTGTAACAAGGTAAATTTGGGGTCAAGGGAAAGGAGGTTCCTTTGAAAAAAATTATTGAGTACACGGATTATCGCAGGTACATCGCAGACTTCTATGTTGACCGCAAGGCACGTAGAGCCTTTACCTGGCGCGACTTTGCCAAGAGCGCAGGTTTCTCGTCGCCGGTTTACCTGAAGCTGGTTGCCGAGGGCAAGTACAACCTGAGCGAAGCCGCCGTTGACCGTGTGGCCGCTGCCATGGAACTGAAGGACTGGGAGGTGGATTACTTCAAGGTCCTGGTGAATCTGAACCATGCCAAGGACAACGAATCCAGAAGGACTCTTTTCAATGAGATGCTCGGTATCGCTGCGGCCCACAAGGCGACCGTTGTAGAAGGTGATTCCTTCCGTTATTTTAGCGACTGGAAGAACCCTCTGCTTCGTGAATTGGCTCCTGCCATGGCTAACGCAAAGCCCTTGGAAATGGCCAAGGCCTGCATGCCTAAAATTACCGCGGCAGAGGTTTCCGAGGTTCTCGCCTTTTTGACAAAGTCGGGACTTCTCAAAAAGGAATCCGATGGCAGCTA
Proteins encoded in this region:
- a CDS encoding TIGR02147 family protein, with translation MKKIIEYTDYRRYIADFYVDRKARRAFTWRDFAKSAGFSSPVYLKLVAEGKYNLSEAAVDRVAAAMELKDWEVDYFKVLVNLNHAKDNESRRTLFNEMLGIAAAHKATVVEGDSFRYFSDWKNPLLRELAPAMANAKPLEMAKACMPKITAAEVSEVLAFLTKSGLLKKESDGSYRQTEQFVTTGPMEITPLAVRELHHQMGELALDTIENVAQKERHFSGLTMGLSEKSYEKVVQKIAEFRKSVADIVMADDKMERVYRLNMQLFPMSQKISGEKK